A single Streptococcus thermophilus DNA region contains:
- a CDS encoding Dps family protein produces MTDSIKETIKETVNHQAETPTNTKTKAVLNQAVADLSVAASIVHQVHWYMRGPGFLYLHPKMDELMDSLNSHLDKISERLITIGGEPYSTLIEFSSNSGLTETTGTFDQPMSDRIQLLVDIYKYLSVLFQVGLDITDEEGDVPSNDIFTDAKSEIDKTIWMLTAELGQAPGLK; encoded by the coding sequence ATGACAGATTCAATTAAAGAAACAATCAAGGAAACAGTTAACCATCAAGCAGAGACACCAACAAACACAAAAACCAAAGCAGTATTAAATCAAGCGGTTGCCGATTTGTCTGTAGCAGCTTCTATTGTGCATCAAGTTCATTGGTATATGCGTGGTCCTGGTTTCCTTTATCTTCACCCAAAAATGGATGAATTAATGGATAGTTTGAATTCCCATCTTGATAAGATTAGTGAGCGTTTGATTACCATTGGTGGTGAACCATACTCAACTTTGATAGAGTTTTCATCTAATTCAGGTTTGACTGAAACTACTGGTACATTTGATCAACCAATGTCTGATCGAATTCAGCTATTGGTTGATATATACAAATACTTGTCTGTCTTGTTCCAAGTTGGCTTGGATATCACAGATGAAGAAGGAGATGTTCCTTCAAATGATATCTTTACGGATGCAAAATCAGAAATTGATAAGACGATCTGGATGTTGACTGCAGAACTTGGACAAGCACCAGGCTTGAAATAA
- a CDS encoding Fur family transcriptional regulator encodes MSDHRHSLGVYEDILNQLKAKGIRLTESRKAVIRYLMTSDQHPSADVIYYDLLPDNPGMSLATVYNNLKVLVEEGIVSEIKVNNDNTTYYDFMGHDHLNIVCEKCGQITDLYLPIPSFKEEVESQTGFRITREQMILHGVCPNCQ; translated from the coding sequence ATGTCTGATCATCGACATAGTCTAGGTGTTTACGAAGATATCTTGAATCAGTTAAAAGCTAAAGGGATTCGATTAACCGAATCCCGCAAAGCTGTTATCCGCTATTTGATGACGTCTGATCAACATCCTAGTGCTGATGTGATATATTATGACCTTCTCCCTGATAATCCAGGTATGAGTTTAGCAACGGTCTATAACAACTTGAAAGTGTTAGTCGAAGAGGGAATTGTCTCTGAAATTAAGGTTAATAATGATAATACAACATATTATGATTTTATGGGGCATGACCACTTAAACATTGTTTGTGAAAAATGTGGTCAAATTACTGATTTATATTTACCGATTCCGTCTTTCAAAGAAGAGGTAGAATCGCAAACAGGATTTCGCATCACTCGTGAGCAAATGATTTTGCATGGCGTTTGTCCGAATTGTCAATAG
- a CDS encoding YqgQ family protein translates to MKTLYDVQQLLKQFGVVVYLGKRLYDIEMMKIELEALYKNALIDKENYLIAEMILRREHQIEMEKENE, encoded by the coding sequence ATGAAAACATTATATGACGTTCAACAGTTGTTGAAGCAGTTTGGGGTAGTAGTTTACTTGGGTAAAAGGCTCTATGATATCGAGATGATGAAGATTGAACTGGAAGCGCTTTATAAGAATGCTTTGATAGACAAGGAAAACTATCTTATTGCTGAAATGATTTTACGACGTGAACATCAGATTGAAATGGAGAAGGAAAATGAGTAA
- a CDS encoding ROK family glucokinase — MSKKLLGIDLGGTTVKFGILNADGEVQEKWAIGTNTFENGSHIVPDIVESLKHRLELYGLTAEDFIGIGMGSPGAVDRENKTVTGAFNLNWAETQEVGSVIEKELGIPFAIDNDANVAALGERWVGAGANNRNVVFVTLGTGVGGGVIVDGKLIHGVAGAGGEIGHIIVEPDTGFECTCGNKGCLETVASATGIVRIAHHLAEKYEGNSSIKAAVDNGEFVTSKDILVAATEGDKFADSIVDKVSKYLGLATANISNILNPDSVVIGGGVSAAGEFLRSRVEGYFTRYAFPQVRRTTKVKLAELGNDAGIIGAASLAYSIDK; from the coding sequence ATGAGTAAGAAACTCTTAGGTATTGACCTTGGTGGAACAACTGTTAAGTTTGGTATTTTGAATGCAGATGGTGAAGTTCAAGAAAAATGGGCTATTGGAACAAATACGTTTGAAAATGGTAGCCACATTGTTCCTGACATTGTAGAATCTTTGAAACACCGTTTGGAATTGTATGGACTTACTGCTGAAGATTTTATTGGAATTGGTATGGGATCTCCAGGTGCAGTTGACCGAGAAAATAAAACAGTAACGGGTGCCTTTAACTTGAACTGGGCAGAAACTCAAGAAGTTGGCTCTGTTATTGAAAAAGAACTTGGTATTCCATTCGCTATTGATAATGATGCTAATGTGGCTGCACTGGGTGAACGTTGGGTTGGTGCTGGTGCTAACAATCGGAATGTTGTCTTTGTAACATTGGGTACAGGTGTTGGTGGCGGTGTCATCGTTGATGGTAAATTAATTCATGGTGTTGCCGGTGCTGGTGGGGAAATTGGTCACATTATTGTTGAACCTGACACAGGATTTGAGTGTACTTGCGGAAACAAGGGGTGTCTGGAAACTGTAGCTTCAGCAACAGGTATTGTACGTATAGCACATCATTTGGCAGAAAAATACGAAGGAAACTCTTCTATTAAAGCTGCTGTAGACAATGGTGAGTTTGTGACAAGTAAAGATATTCTCGTAGCTGCTACTGAAGGTGATAAGTTTGCTGACAGCATTGTTGATAAAGTCTCTAAATACCTCGGACTTGCAACAGCAAACATCTCAAACATTCTTAACCCAGATTCTGTCGTTATCGGTGGTGGTGTTTCTGCCGCAGGAGAATTCTTGCGTAGTCGTGTTGAAGGATACTTTACACGTTATGCATTCCCACAAGTTCGCCGTACAACAAAAGTGAAATTAGCGGAGCTTGGAAATGATGCAGGAATCATTGGAGCTGCTAGTCTTGCTTATAGTATTGACAAATAA
- the typA gene encoding translational GTPase TypA, translating to MTKLREDIRNVAIIAHVDHGKTTLVDELLKQSHTLDERMELDERAMDSNDLEKERGITILAKNTAVAYNGTRINIMDTPGHADFGGEVERIMKMVDGVVLVVDAYEGTMPQTRFVLKKALEQNLTPIVVVNKIDKPSARPEEVVDEVLELFIELGADDDQLEFPVVYASAINGTSSLSDNPADQEHTMAPIFDTIIDHIPAPVDNSDEPLQFQVSLLDYNDFVGRIGIGRIFRGTVKVGDQVTLSKLDGTTKNFRVTKLFGFFGLERREIEEAKAGDLIAISGMEDIFVGETITPTDAVEPLPVLRIDEPTLQMTFLANNSPFAGREGKHVTSRKVEERLLAELQTDVSLRVEPTDSPDKWTVSGRGELHLSILIETMRREGYELQVSRPEVIIKEIDGVKCEPFERVQIDTPEEYQGSIIQALSERKGDMLDMQMVGNGQTRLIFLVPARGLIGFSTEFLSMTRGYGIMNHTFDQYLPVVPGEIGGRHRGALVSIDTGKATTYSIMRIEERGTIFVNPGTEVYEGMIVGENARENDLGVNITTAKQMTNVRSATKDQTAVIKTPRILTLEESLEFLDDDEYMEVTPKSIRLRKQILNKAERDKANKRKKKSSGS from the coding sequence ATGACTAAACTTAGAGAAGACATCCGTAACGTTGCCATTATTGCCCACGTTGACCACGGAAAAACAACACTTGTAGATGAATTGTTGAAACAATCACACACCCTTGATGAACGTATGGAACTTGATGAGCGTGCAATGGACTCAAACGATCTTGAAAAAGAACGTGGTATTACCATCCTTGCTAAGAATACAGCTGTTGCTTACAATGGTACTCGTATTAATATCATGGACACACCAGGGCACGCGGACTTTGGCGGAGAAGTTGAACGTATCATGAAAATGGTTGATGGTGTTGTTCTTGTCGTCGATGCTTATGAAGGGACAATGCCTCAAACACGTTTTGTATTGAAAAAAGCTCTTGAGCAAAATTTGACACCAATTGTTGTTGTCAACAAGATTGATAAACCCTCAGCTCGTCCTGAAGAAGTTGTTGATGAAGTCCTAGAGCTATTCATCGAACTGGGTGCAGATGATGATCAATTGGAATTCCCAGTTGTTTATGCATCAGCTATTAATGGAACATCATCATTGTCTGATAATCCTGCCGATCAAGAGCACACTATGGCTCCAATCTTCGACACTATTATAGATCACATCCCAGCTCCTGTAGATAACTCAGATGAGCCACTTCAATTCCAAGTGTCACTTCTTGACTACAACGACTTTGTTGGACGTATTGGTATTGGACGTATCTTCCGTGGGACTGTAAAAGTTGGTGACCAAGTTACCCTTTCAAAACTTGATGGAACAACTAAAAACTTCCGTGTTACGAAACTCTTTGGTTTCTTTGGCTTGGAGCGTCGTGAAATTGAAGAAGCCAAGGCTGGTGACTTGATTGCTATCTCGGGTATGGAAGATATCTTCGTCGGTGAAACAATCACACCAACTGATGCTGTTGAACCATTACCAGTTCTTCGTATTGATGAACCAACACTTCAAATGACTTTCTTGGCGAATAACTCACCATTTGCTGGTCGCGAAGGTAAACACGTGACATCACGTAAAGTCGAAGAGCGTCTTTTGGCTGAGTTGCAAACAGACGTTTCACTACGTGTTGAACCAACTGATTCACCAGATAAATGGACTGTCTCAGGCCGTGGTGAATTGCACTTGTCAATCCTTATCGAAACAATGCGTCGTGAAGGATATGAACTTCAAGTGTCACGTCCAGAAGTTATCATCAAGGAAATTGATGGAGTGAAATGCGAACCATTTGAACGTGTTCAAATTGATACTCCAGAGGAGTACCAAGGCTCAATCATCCAAGCTCTTTCAGAACGTAAAGGTGACATGCTTGATATGCAAATGGTTGGTAACGGCCAAACACGCCTTATCTTCCTTGTGCCAGCTCGTGGACTTATCGGATTCTCTACTGAATTCTTGTCTATGACACGTGGTTACGGTATTATGAACCATACCTTTGATCAATATTTGCCGGTTGTTCCTGGTGAGATTGGCGGACGTCACCGTGGTGCTCTCGTTTCTATCGATACAGGTAAAGCGACAACTTACTCAATTATGCGTATTGAAGAACGTGGTACTATCTTTGTTAACCCAGGTACTGAAGTTTATGAAGGTATGATTGTCGGTGAGAATGCTCGTGAAAATGACCTTGGTGTTAACATTACTACAGCAAAACAAATGACAAACGTGCGTTCAGCTACTAAGGACCAGACGGCTGTTATCAAGACTCCACGTATATTGACACTTGAGGAATCACTTGAATTCTTGGATGATGATGAATACATGGAAGTAACACCTAAATCTATCCGCTTGCGTAAACAAATTTTGAATAAAGCAGAGCGTGATAAAGCTAATAAACGTAAGAAAAAAAGCAGCGGAAGCTGA
- a CDS encoding DUF3165 family protein, producing the protein MFYLIVAILIASFYFFIAPKSVKNTMNLLFVMATLALLLLLAVLSIIKFFSLPGEFFVTVGMFTLSYFTLKDIFGMSEPNRDKAQQGENK; encoded by the coding sequence ATGTTTTATCTGATTGTTGCTATATTGATTGCTTCATTCTATTTCTTTATTGCACCAAAGTCGGTTAAAAACACTATGAATCTTCTCTTTGTCATGGCTACCTTAGCATTGCTCTTGCTTTTAGCAGTGTTATCAATCATTAAATTCTTCAGTTTACCTGGTGAGTTCTTTGTCACGGTAGGAATGTTTACATTGAGTTATTTCACCTTGAAAGATATTTTCGGCATGTCAGAGCCCAATCGTGATAAAGCTCAACAAGGCGAAAATAAGTAG
- the murD gene encoding UDP-N-acetylmuramoyl-L-alanine--D-glutamate ligase: MKSITQLENKKVLVLGLAKSGEAAARLLAKLGAIVTVNDGKAFEENPSAQSLLEEGIKVVCGGHPLELLDENFELMVKNPGIRYDNPMVARALEKEIPVWTEVELAYLVSEAPIIGITGSNGKTTTTTMIADVLNHGGKSGVLSGNIGFPASEVAQSVTNQDTLVMELSSFQLMGIESFHPHIAVITNLMPTHIDYHGSFEEYVAAKWNIQNEMTSDDFIILNFNQDLAKELATQTNAQVVPFSTVEKVDGAYLENGGLYFKGELLMHADELGVPGSHNVENALATIAVAKLSGVSNQAIKETLSSFGGVKHRLQFVDTIDDVKFYNDSKSTNILATQKALSGFDNSKVILIAGGLDRGNEFDELIPDITGLKKMVILGESAPRVKRAADKAGVTYLDAKDVADATRIAFEQASAGDVVLLSPANASWDMYKNFEVRGDEFITTVERLKG, encoded by the coding sequence ATGAAATCAATAACACAATTGGAAAATAAAAAAGTTTTAGTCCTTGGTTTGGCTAAATCTGGTGAAGCAGCGGCTCGTCTTTTGGCTAAGCTAGGAGCTATTGTTACTGTTAATGATGGAAAAGCATTTGAGGAAAACCCATCGGCTCAATCACTTCTTGAAGAAGGCATTAAGGTTGTTTGTGGTGGACATCCTCTTGAACTTTTGGATGAAAATTTTGAATTAATGGTCAAGAATCCTGGGATTCGGTATGATAATCCAATGGTAGCTCGTGCGCTTGAAAAAGAAATTCCAGTTTGGACTGAAGTTGAATTGGCTTACCTAGTCTCTGAAGCACCAATTATCGGTATTACAGGCTCAAACGGTAAGACAACCACAACAACTATGATTGCTGATGTTTTAAATCATGGTGGAAAGTCAGGTGTCTTGTCTGGAAATATTGGTTTCCCTGCATCAGAAGTAGCGCAATCAGTGACAAATCAGGATACTTTGGTCATGGAGTTGTCTTCTTTCCAATTAATGGGAATTGAGAGTTTCCATCCACATATTGCTGTGATTACGAACTTGATGCCGACGCATATTGACTATCATGGTAGCTTTGAAGAATACGTAGCTGCCAAATGGAATATTCAAAACGAAATGACATCAGACGATTTTATTATTTTAAACTTTAATCAAGATTTGGCTAAAGAGTTGGCTACGCAAACAAATGCACAAGTCGTTCCCTTCTCAACTGTGGAAAAAGTAGATGGTGCTTATCTGGAAAATGGTGGCCTCTACTTCAAAGGTGAATTGCTAATGCATGCTGATGAACTTGGAGTTCCAGGAAGTCACAATGTTGAAAATGCCTTAGCGACAATTGCTGTAGCAAAATTGTCAGGTGTTTCAAACCAGGCAATTAAAGAAACTCTCTCAAGTTTTGGTGGGGTTAAACACCGTCTTCAATTTGTTGATACGATTGATGATGTAAAATTCTATAATGATAGTAAGTCAACAAATATTTTAGCGACACAAAAAGCACTTTCTGGCTTTGATAATAGTAAAGTCATTTTGATTGCCGGTGGTTTGGACCGTGGTAATGAATTTGATGAACTCATTCCTGATATTACTGGACTTAAGAAAATGGTAATTTTGGGAGAATCAGCTCCTCGTGTCAAACGTGCTGCAGACAAAGCTGGTGTAACCTATCTGGATGCCAAAGATGTGGCTGATGCGACACGCATTGCCTTTGAACAAGCTAGTGCAGGTGATGTTGTCTTGTTGAGTCCTGCTAACGCGAGTTGGGATATGTACAAGAATTTCGAAGTGCGTGGTGATGAATTTATCACAACTGTTGAGCGATTGAAGGGATAG
- a CDS encoding UDP-N-acetylglucosamine--N-acetylmuramyl-(pentapeptide) pyrophosphoryl-undecaprenol N-acetylglucosamine transferase encodes MAKSKKIVFTGGGTVGHVTLNLILIPKFLKDGWEVHYIGDKHGIEHEQIDKSGLDVTFHSIATGKLRRYFSWQNMLDVFKVGWGILQSIAIIAKIRPQALFSKGGFVSVPPVIASKLLRVPVYVHESDLSMGLANKIAYKFATTMFTTFEQSKTLVKTRHVGAITKVGMTRFDNSDQLDKIKEQFDEKLKTVLFIGGSAGAKVFNDFISKTPELIENYNIINISGDSSLNTLERHLYRVDYVTDLYQPLMDMADLVVTRGGSNTIFELLAMKKLHLIVPLGKEASRGDQLENADYFERKGYARQLQEPELSWETLKHELEQLVEHAETYKEAIAKSEEITSPDDFYNLLVTSISNK; translated from the coding sequence ATGGCAAAATCGAAAAAGATTGTTTTTACTGGTGGAGGGACAGTTGGACATGTGACTTTAAATCTTATCTTAATTCCAAAGTTTCTAAAAGATGGATGGGAAGTGCACTATATCGGTGATAAACATGGTATTGAACACGAACAAATTGATAAGTCTGGTCTAGATGTAACCTTCCATAGTATCGCTACAGGTAAACTACGTCGTTATTTTTCATGGCAAAACATGTTGGATGTCTTTAAAGTTGGTTGGGGAATTCTACAGTCAATTGCAATTATTGCTAAGATTCGTCCCCAAGCACTCTTTTCAAAAGGCGGATTTGTATCTGTACCGCCAGTTATCGCGTCTAAATTATTAAGAGTCCCTGTATATGTTCACGAGTCTGATTTGTCTATGGGCTTAGCCAATAAAATCGCATACAAGTTTGCAACTACTATGTTTACGACTTTTGAACAATCAAAAACTTTGGTGAAGACACGGCATGTTGGTGCTATTACTAAGGTGGGTATGACAAGGTTTGATAATTCAGATCAACTAGATAAGATTAAAGAACAGTTTGATGAGAAACTAAAAACGGTCCTTTTTATTGGGGGATCAGCTGGTGCAAAGGTGTTTAATGATTTTATTAGCAAAACTCCAGAACTGATTGAGAACTATAATATCATCAATATATCTGGGGATTCCTCATTAAATACCCTGGAGCGTCATCTTTATAGAGTTGATTATGTGACAGATTTGTACCAACCTCTTATGGATATGGCGGATTTAGTTGTAACTCGTGGTGGTTCAAATACTATTTTTGAATTGTTGGCTATGAAAAAACTTCATTTAATCGTTCCTCTAGGAAAAGAAGCTAGCCGTGGGGACCAGCTTGAAAATGCTGACTATTTTGAAAGAAAGGGTTACGCTCGTCAATTGCAGGAACCGGAATTAAGTTGGGAGACATTAAAACACGAGCTCGAACAACTTGTTGAACATGCAGAGACTTACAAAGAAGCTATAGCTAAATCTGAGGAAATCACTTCTCCTGATGATTTTTATAACCTATTAGTGACTAGTATTTCAAATAAATAA
- a CDS encoding cell division protein FtsQ/DivIB — protein MAKKDQKSQEKKVLTEWQKRNLEFLRKQETKDSEEMTNKTGVHPEKATSQENKIPVKKKVKKKKRKKVNTTSNIPIAQQNLAGLVIFIAVILIVFSLFFISPWSKQKILTVSGTKNALPEDVKVASGILDTDYITHVFFNQEEIASTVEKTNVWVKKATVTYSFPNQFNIAVKEYPIVAYRQTSNGYVSILESGKTGGTVSIGKLPDKFITLKMDDEKKIEDLVKELHKLDSKIKNNIQIINLTPTKATTDLLTIELYDGNSIRVPLSQLTTKLPYYEKIKSKLSNGCIVDMEVGLYTTTPEVEASKTDKDRKKDKSKTDKKEDKEISDEGQETTTLTEQNTEEEANAENSDIQGVGKPTVNQDKTLQPSPSQG, from the coding sequence ATGGCAAAAAAGGATCAAAAATCACAAGAAAAAAAAGTTCTGACGGAGTGGCAGAAGCGAAATCTAGAATTTTTGAGAAAACAAGAAACCAAAGATTCAGAAGAGATGACTAACAAAACAGGCGTTCATCCAGAAAAAGCCACATCTCAGGAGAACAAAATACCGGTAAAAAAAAAGGTCAAGAAGAAAAAAAGAAAAAAAGTCAATACGACTAGCAACATTCCAATTGCACAACAAAATCTTGCAGGGCTTGTTATTTTTATAGCTGTGATTTTAATCGTATTTTCACTCTTCTTTATCTCGCCTTGGTCTAAGCAAAAGATTCTTACAGTATCAGGAACAAAAAATGCTCTACCGGAAGATGTGAAAGTTGCAAGTGGTATTCTTGATACAGATTATATTACTCACGTTTTTTTCAACCAAGAAGAGATTGCATCAACTGTTGAAAAAACCAACGTTTGGGTTAAAAAGGCTACGGTAACTTATAGTTTTCCAAATCAATTTAATATTGCAGTGAAAGAATATCCAATCGTGGCTTATCGTCAAACATCAAATGGATATGTTTCTATTCTTGAAAGTGGTAAGACTGGAGGGACTGTTTCAATAGGAAAACTACCAGATAAATTTATCACTTTAAAGATGGATGATGAAAAGAAAATTGAAGATTTAGTAAAAGAGTTGCATAAACTTGATAGTAAAATCAAGAATAATATTCAAATTATTAATTTAACGCCTACAAAAGCAACTACAGATTTGTTGACAATTGAGTTATATGATGGAAATTCTATTCGCGTTCCCCTCTCTCAATTAACGACTAAGTTACCTTATTACGAGAAAATTAAGAGTAAGCTTTCAAATGGATGTATTGTAGATATGGAGGTTGGCCTCTATACAACAACTCCTGAAGTAGAAGCATCAAAAACTGATAAGGATAGAAAGAAAGATAAAAGCAAGACAGATAAGAAGGAAGACAAAGAAATTTCTGACGAGGGTCAGGAAACAACGACACTAACTGAACAAAATACTGAGGAAGAAGCTAATGCTGAAAATTCAGATATTCAGGGAGTAGGAAAACCGACTGTTAATCAAGATAAAACTCTTCAACCTTCCCCCAGTCAAGGCTAA
- the ftsA gene encoding cell division protein FtsA, with amino-acid sequence MARDGFFTGLDIGTSSIKVLVAEFIDGSMNVIGVSNVKSSGVKDGIIVDIDAAAKSIKTAIEQAEEKAGIVIEQVNVGLPANLLQIEPTQGMIPVTSESKEIKDEDVESVVRSALTKSITPEREVISLVPEEFIVDGFQGIHDPRGMMGIRLEMRGLIYTGPTTILHNIRKTVERAGIQVENIIISPLAMTRAVLNEGEREFGATVIDMGGGQTTVATMRAQELQFTNIYPEGGEYITKDISKVLKTSMQIAEALKFNFGNADIEEASETETVQVEVVGENSPVEITEKYLAEIISARVKHILDRVKQDLTRGRLLDLPGGIVLVGGTAIMPGVVEVAQEIFETNVKLYIPNQVGIRNPMFANVISLVEYVGLLTEVDIIAQQAVCGEEYLRRKPIDNEAPTLSFDRTHTPAPRVTPQPNRIPVENTVEVPQPVDGENHEQKQKLGDRVRGIFGSMFD; translated from the coding sequence ATGGCTAGAGATGGCTTTTTTACAGGATTAGATATAGGAACTAGCTCGATTAAGGTTCTTGTTGCTGAGTTTATTGATGGATCAATGAATGTCATCGGAGTAAGTAATGTTAAGAGTTCTGGTGTGAAAGATGGCATCATTGTTGATATTGACGCTGCAGCAAAATCAATCAAAACAGCTATTGAGCAAGCAGAAGAAAAAGCCGGTATTGTGATTGAACAAGTGAATGTTGGGCTTCCAGCCAATCTTCTTCAAATTGAGCCTACACAAGGTATGATTCCTGTAACAAGTGAATCAAAAGAAATCAAAGATGAAGATGTTGAAAGTGTTGTTCGCTCAGCCTTGACTAAGAGTATTACACCTGAGCGTGAGGTTATCTCACTAGTTCCTGAAGAATTTATCGTTGATGGTTTTCAAGGGATTCATGATCCTCGTGGAATGATGGGGATTCGTCTTGAGATGAGAGGCCTCATTTATACAGGACCAACAACAATTCTTCACAATATTCGTAAGACAGTTGAGCGTGCAGGTATTCAGGTTGAGAATATTATCATCTCTCCTCTTGCAATGACTCGTGCTGTCTTGAATGAAGGTGAGCGTGAATTTGGTGCTACTGTTATTGATATGGGTGGTGGTCAAACGACTGTTGCAACCATGCGTGCTCAAGAACTTCAGTTTACCAATATTTACCCTGAGGGTGGCGAATATATCACCAAGGATATTTCAAAAGTCTTAAAAACATCTATGCAAATTGCAGAAGCACTTAAGTTTAATTTTGGTAATGCTGACATTGAAGAAGCAAGTGAAACTGAAACTGTTCAGGTAGAGGTTGTAGGTGAAAATTCACCTGTTGAAATCACTGAGAAATACCTTGCTGAAATTATCTCAGCTCGTGTGAAGCATATCTTGGATAGAGTTAAACAAGACTTGACACGAGGTCGCCTACTTGATTTGCCTGGTGGCATTGTCCTTGTAGGTGGAACAGCCATCATGCCAGGTGTAGTTGAAGTTGCTCAGGAAATTTTTGAGACAAATGTGAAACTTTATATACCTAATCAAGTTGGCATCCGTAATCCAATGTTTGCAAATGTAATTAGTCTTGTTGAGTATGTTGGTCTCCTTACAGAAGTTGATATTATTGCTCAGCAAGCTGTGTGTGGTGAAGAGTATCTTCGTCGTAAACCTATCGACAATGAGGCGCCTACCTTGAGTTTTGATAGAACTCATACTCCAGCACCTCGAGTGACGCCACAACCAAATCGTATTCCAGTTGAGAATACCGTCGAGGTACCTCAACCGGTTGATGGAGAAAATCATGAACAAAAACAAAAACTTGGAGATCGTGTTCGTGGAATCTTCGGAAGTATGTTTGATTAA
- a CDS encoding YggS family pyridoxal phosphate-dependent enzyme — protein sequence MTIEENKNDVYQAVKRACEKANRSSEEVNIIAVTKYVSSKIAEELVETGIKHIAENRVDKFLDKYQALKKYDLTWHLIGSLQRRKVKDVINLVDYFHALDSVKLAEEIQKRADHTINCFLQVNVSGEESKHGFSPEELDTVLNQIKNLDKICIVGLMTMAPIDANTQELDKIFAETNELRQSIQDKKLKNVPCDQLSMGMSRDYDMAIQNGSTFVRIGSAFFKENGE from the coding sequence ATGACTATAGAAGAAAATAAAAATGATGTTTATCAGGCGGTGAAGAGAGCATGTGAAAAAGCTAATCGCTCTAGCGAAGAAGTCAATATAATTGCCGTAACTAAGTATGTTTCAAGTAAAATCGCTGAAGAATTGGTTGAAACGGGAATTAAACACATTGCTGAAAACCGTGTTGATAAATTTTTAGATAAGTATCAGGCGTTAAAAAAATATGATTTGACATGGCACCTTATTGGTAGCCTACAACGTCGAAAAGTAAAGGATGTTATTAATTTAGTTGATTATTTTCATGCTTTGGATTCTGTTAAATTGGCAGAGGAAATTCAAAAGCGTGCGGATCATACCATTAATTGCTTCCTCCAAGTTAATGTTTCAGGTGAGGAGTCGAAACATGGTTTTTCACCTGAAGAACTTGACACTGTTCTAAATCAAATTAAAAATCTTGATAAAATTTGTATAGTAGGGCTAATGACTATGGCTCCAATTGATGCGAATACTCAAGAACTTGATAAGATTTTTGCTGAGACAAATGAACTTAGACAATCAATTCAAGATAAAAAACTAAAGAATGTTCCTTGTGATCAACTAAGCATGGGTATGAGTCGAGACTATGACATGGCTATTCAGAATGGATCAACCTTTGTTAGAATAGGCAGTGCATTCTTTAAAGAGAACGGAGAATAA
- a CDS encoding cell division protein SepF, with amino-acid sequence MAIKDAIEKIVSYFDADEVTDHEDVAKERPVKVQKTEQTPPQQQRKPERPQETVPPRRQHIKSDVQKTQVLRSLPLSRSQVNQGSQQMNTTKTTIAIKYPKKYEDAQEIVELLIENECVLIDFQYMLEAQARRCLDFIDGASKVLTGNLQKVGSSMYLLTPINVVVDIEEISLSHGNQESTFDFDMKRR; translated from the coding sequence ATGGCAATAAAAGATGCAATTGAAAAAATTGTTTCATATTTTGATGCCGACGAAGTAACAGATCATGAAGATGTTGCTAAAGAACGTCCAGTTAAAGTACAGAAAACTGAGCAGACACCACCTCAACAGCAACGTAAACCTGAGCGTCCTCAGGAAACAGTCCCTCCTCGTCGCCAACATATCAAATCAGACGTACAGAAAACTCAAGTCCTTCGTAGTTTACCTTTGAGTCGATCACAAGTTAATCAGGGATCCCAACAAATGAATACAACTAAAACTACTATTGCAATTAAATATCCTAAAAAATATGAAGATGCTCAAGAAATTGTAGAACTTTTGATTGAAAATGAATGTGTTTTAATTGATTTTCAATATATGTTAGAAGCACAAGCTCGTCGTTGTTTAGATTTTATTGATGGTGCTAGCAAGGTACTTACAGGAAACTTACAAAAAGTTGGTTCTTCCATGTACTTGCTCACACCAATCAACGTTGTTGTTGACATCGAAGAGATTAGTTTGAGTCATGGAAATCAAGAATCTACTTTTGACTTCGACATGAAGAGACGTTAA